A region from the Sphingomonas brevis genome encodes:
- a CDS encoding MATE family efflux transporter: MAATIASTTSRNAWRDELRDTLALAWPLILSNLTMAVIQATDVVLMGWLGARPLAASALGINLVFAFSLVCLGLVTASSPMMATALGAKLRSVREVRRTFRQSLWMILTVMVPIWLILWHSEPIILSLGQEPALAHDAQTFIHGYMWSMGPFLLFQAMRNFVSALERPGWVLAISLIGILFNALLGYGLIFGHFGLPALGILGGGLASSIVWTLLAMMLGLVILTDGQFRRYHVFGRFWRADWPRYRKLWKIGFPIGLAMGFEGGVFSAAAFLMGLINAESVAAHAVALQIAALSFMVPWGLSQAATVRVGLFLGRRDPIGITRAGWTAWVLGVGFMALMAILIWSIPRELITLFLEDTPENATVIGLGVSFLAIAAVFQVADGAQVVGAGMLRGLHDTRVPMLFTFVGYWAIGIGIGAWLAFSQGWNGQGIWTGLAIGLAIVAVLMVWRWTRRDNLGLTRFR; the protein is encoded by the coding sequence ATGGCCGCGACGATCGCCTCGACCACCTCCCGCAATGCCTGGCGCGACGAGCTTCGCGACACGCTGGCACTCGCCTGGCCGCTGATCCTCAGCAATCTGACCATGGCCGTGATCCAGGCCACGGACGTGGTGTTGATGGGTTGGCTCGGCGCCCGGCCGCTGGCCGCCTCAGCGCTCGGCATCAACCTGGTGTTTGCGTTCAGCCTGGTCTGCCTGGGACTGGTCACCGCATCGTCGCCGATGATGGCGACCGCACTTGGCGCCAAGTTACGTTCGGTCCGCGAGGTCCGCCGCACCTTCCGCCAGTCGCTGTGGATGATCCTGACGGTGATGGTGCCGATCTGGCTGATCCTGTGGCATTCGGAACCGATCATCCTGTCGCTGGGGCAGGAGCCGGCGCTGGCGCACGACGCGCAGACGTTCATCCACGGCTATATGTGGTCGATGGGGCCGTTCCTGCTGTTCCAGGCAATGCGCAACTTCGTTTCGGCGCTGGAGCGGCCTGGCTGGGTACTTGCGATCAGCCTGATCGGGATCCTGTTCAATGCGCTGCTTGGATATGGGCTGATCTTTGGGCATTTCGGCCTTCCCGCACTGGGCATCCTCGGCGGGGGGCTGGCAAGCTCGATCGTCTGGACGCTGCTGGCGATGATGCTGGGCCTGGTCATCCTGACGGACGGGCAATTCCGCCGCTATCATGTATTCGGCCGTTTCTGGCGTGCCGATTGGCCGCGTTACCGCAAATTGTGGAAAATCGGCTTCCCTATTGGCCTCGCCATGGGCTTCGAGGGCGGAGTGTTCAGTGCCGCGGCCTTTCTGATGGGCCTGATCAACGCGGAATCGGTCGCGGCGCATGCTGTCGCCCTGCAGATCGCGGCCTTGTCGTTTATGGTCCCCTGGGGTCTTAGCCAGGCGGCGACCGTGCGGGTGGGGCTGTTCCTTGGCCGCCGCGACCCGATCGGAATTACTCGCGCCGGCTGGACCGCCTGGGTGCTGGGCGTCGGCTTCATGGCGCTGATGGCGATCCTGATCTGGTCGATCCCGCGCGAGCTCATTACTCTCTTCCTTGAAGATACGCCGGAGAATGCGACGGTGATCGGGCTCGGCGTGTCGTTCCTCGCCATCGCCGCCGTTTTCCAGGTGGCCGATGGGGCGCAGGTGGTCGGCGCCGGCATGCTGCGCGGCCTTCACGACACGCGTGTGCCGATGCTCTTCACCTTCGTCGGCTATTGGGCGATCGGCATCGGCATCGGTGCATGGCTCGCCTTCAGCCAGGGCTGGAACGGGCAAGGCATCTGGACTGGGCTTGCGATCGGACTGGCGATCGTCGCGGTGCTGATGGTCTGGCGCTGGACGCGCCGCGATAACCTCGGTCTGACGCGGTTCCGGTAA
- the groES gene encoding co-chaperone GroES, producing MGFRPLHDRVLVRRVEAEEKTAGGIIIPDTAKEKPQEGEVVAVGTGARADDGKVTPLDVKAGDKILFGKWSGTEVKIEGEDLIIMKESDILGIVG from the coding sequence ATGGGTTTCAGGCCGCTTCATGACCGTGTCCTCGTCCGCCGGGTCGAGGCCGAGGAAAAGACCGCGGGCGGGATTATCATTCCCGACACCGCCAAGGAAAAGCCGCAGGAAGGCGAAGTCGTTGCCGTCGGCACCGGCGCCCGCGCCGATGACGGCAAGGTGACCCCGCTGGACGTCAAGGCCGGCGACAAGATCCTGTTCGGCAAATGGTCGGGCACCGAAGTGAAGATCGAGGGCGAAGACCTGATCATCATGAAGGAAAGCGACATCTTGGGCATTGTTGGCTGA
- the groL gene encoding chaperonin GroEL (60 kDa chaperone family; promotes refolding of misfolded polypeptides especially under stressful conditions; forms two stacked rings of heptamers to form a barrel-shaped 14mer; ends can be capped by GroES; misfolded proteins enter the barrel where they are refolded when GroES binds): MAAKDVKFSRDARERILKGVDILADAVKVTLGPKGRNVVIDKSFGAPRITKDGVTVAKEIELKDKFENMGAQMLREVASKTNDIAGDGTTTATVLAQAIVREGMKSVAAGMNPMDLKRGIDLAVGKVVEDLKARSKPVSGSNEISQVGVISANGDTVVGEKIAEAMEKVGKEGVITVEEAKGLEFELDVVEGMQFDRGYLSPYFITNPEKMSVELADPYILIHEKKLSNLQAMLPILEAVVQSGRPLLIIAEDIEGEALATLVVNKLRGGLKVAAVKAPGFGDRRKAMLEDIAILTGGEMISEDLGIKLENVTVGMLGTAKRVTIDKDNTTLVDGAGTHEAIKARTEAIRQQIENTTSDYDREKLQERLAKLAGGVAVIKVGGASEVEVKERKDRVDDALHATRAAVEEGIVPGGGTALLYATKALDGLKGVNDDQTRGIDIVRKALYSPVRQIAQNAGHDGAVISGKLLEGKDEKLGFNAQTEVYEDLVKAGVIDPTKVVRTALQDAASVAGLLITTEAAVSEMPEDKPAMPMGGGMGGMGGMDF; the protein is encoded by the coding sequence ATGGCAGCCAAGGACGTGAAATTTAGCCGGGACGCGCGCGAGCGCATCCTCAAGGGCGTCGACATCCTCGCCGACGCCGTCAAGGTGACGCTGGGCCCCAAGGGCCGCAACGTCGTCATCGACAAGAGCTTCGGCGCTCCGCGCATCACCAAGGACGGCGTCACCGTCGCCAAGGAGATCGAGCTCAAGGACAAGTTCGAGAACATGGGCGCGCAGATGCTGCGCGAGGTTGCCTCGAAGACCAACGACATTGCCGGTGACGGCACCACCACCGCAACCGTGTTGGCCCAGGCCATCGTCCGCGAGGGCATGAAGTCGGTCGCGGCCGGCATGAACCCGATGGACCTCAAGCGCGGCATCGACCTCGCCGTCGGCAAGGTCGTCGAGGACCTGAAGGCCCGTTCCAAGCCGGTTTCGGGTTCCAACGAGATCAGCCAGGTCGGCGTCATCTCGGCCAACGGCGACACCGTCGTCGGCGAGAAGATCGCCGAGGCGATGGAGAAGGTCGGCAAGGAAGGCGTGATCACCGTCGAGGAAGCCAAGGGTCTCGAGTTTGAACTCGACGTCGTCGAGGGCATGCAGTTCGACCGCGGTTACCTGTCGCCTTACTTCATCACCAATCCGGAGAAGATGTCGGTCGAACTGGCCGATCCCTACATCCTGATCCACGAGAAGAAGCTGTCGAACCTGCAGGCGATGCTGCCGATCCTCGAAGCGGTTGTTCAGAGCGGCCGTCCGCTGCTGATCATCGCCGAGGATATCGAGGGCGAGGCTTTGGCCACGCTCGTCGTCAACAAGCTTCGCGGTGGCCTCAAGGTCGCGGCGGTCAAGGCGCCGGGCTTCGGCGATCGCCGCAAGGCGATGCTCGAGGATATCGCGATCCTGACGGGCGGCGAGATGATTTCCGAGGATCTCGGCATCAAGCTGGAGAATGTCACGGTCGGCATGCTCGGCACCGCCAAGCGCGTCACCATCGACAAGGACAACACCACCCTGGTCGACGGCGCCGGCACGCATGAGGCGATCAAGGCCCGCACCGAGGCGATCCGCCAGCAGATCGAGAACACCACCAGCGACTATGACCGGGAAAAGCTCCAGGAGCGTCTTGCCAAGCTTGCCGGCGGCGTTGCCGTGATCAAGGTTGGCGGCGCGTCAGAGGTTGAGGTCAAGGAGCGCAAGGACCGCGTCGATGACGCGCTCCACGCGACCCGCGCCGCGGTTGAGGAAGGTATCGTCCCGGGCGGCGGCACCGCCCTGCTCTATGCCACCAAGGCGCTTGACGGCCTCAAGGGCGTCAATGACGACCAGACCCGCGGCATCGATATCGTTCGCAAGGCGCTCTATTCGCCGGTCCGCCAGATTGCCCAGAACGCCGGCCATGACGGCGCGGTGATCTCGGGCAAGCTGCTCGAGGGCAAGGACGAGAAGCTGGGCTTCAACGCCCAGACCGAAGTCTATGAGGACCTGGTCAAGGCTGGCGTGATCGACCCGACCAAGGTCGTCCGCACCGCGCTCCAGGACGCTGCGTCGGTCGCGGGTCTGCTGATCACCACCGAAGCGGCGGTCAGCGAAATGCCCGAGGACAAGCCGGCAATGCCGATGGGCGGCGGCATGGGCGGAATGGGCGGAATGGACTTCTAA
- a CDS encoding circumsporozoite protein, translating to MKKVALTVAVLALGLAACETKTENAADNTAVENAVETDANAAMTVDNALDAAGNAVENAGDAVENAGDAVANAAENATN from the coding sequence ATGAAGAAGGTTGCACTGACCGTTGCGGTCCTCGCGCTCGGCCTTGCCGCGTGCGAAACCAAGACCGAGAACGCCGCTGACAACACTGCGGTTGAAAACGCCGTCGAAACCGACGCCAACGCTGCGATGACCGTCGACAACGCGCTCGACGCGGCTGGCAACGCCGTCGAGAACGCCGGCGACGCGGTTGAGAACGCTGGCGATGCGGTCGCGAACGCCGCCGAGAACGCCACCAACTAA
- a CDS encoding ArsR/SmtB family transcription factor: MTRDLKLAALFQALADPTRLRILALLRAMELSVGELAQLLGQSQPRVSRHVRILSDSGLIGRRKEGSWVYLQLADPERTEPLFDLYRGFDSEGELQFAADAARLDSVRADRAEAARRYFEAHAATWDSIRSLHIADAEIERAIAGLLADRPIGALLDIGTGTGRMLELFAPKARSAVGIDRSSEMLRLARVKLQEAGILGASLRQGDMNALPLTDRSVDSIILHQVLHYAQQPGAAIAEAARVLSPGGRLLVIDFAQHDRAELKEQDAHLRLGFADDAMRGWFAAAGLELDRTERLGGGELTVIIWRGVKAAASGRERAAA, from the coding sequence GTGACCCGGGATCTCAAGCTAGCCGCGCTTTTTCAGGCGTTGGCCGATCCGACGCGGCTGCGCATTTTGGCGCTGCTGCGGGCCATGGAGCTGTCGGTTGGCGAATTGGCACAACTGCTCGGGCAGAGCCAGCCGCGCGTTTCGCGCCATGTTCGAATCCTCAGCGACTCGGGCCTGATCGGCCGGCGCAAGGAGGGCAGCTGGGTTTACCTGCAGCTGGCGGATCCTGAGCGGACCGAACCGCTGTTCGATCTTTACCGTGGCTTCGACAGCGAGGGTGAGTTGCAGTTCGCGGCGGACGCGGCCCGGCTGGATTCGGTTCGCGCCGACCGCGCCGAAGCTGCCCGTCGCTATTTTGAAGCCCATGCCGCGACCTGGGACAGCATCCGGTCGCTGCACATCGCCGATGCCGAGATTGAGCGCGCCATTGCCGGCCTTTTGGCGGACCGGCCGATCGGCGCCTTGCTCGACATCGGCACCGGCACCGGTCGGATGCTCGAGCTGTTCGCGCCCAAGGCAAGAAGCGCGGTCGGGATTGATCGATCCTCGGAAATGCTGAGGCTGGCCCGGGTCAAGCTGCAGGAAGCGGGCATTTTGGGCGCCAGCCTGCGCCAGGGCGACATGAACGCGCTTCCGCTAACCGACCGCAGCGTCGACAGCATCATCCTCCACCAGGTGCTACACTATGCGCAGCAGCCTGGTGCTGCGATTGCCGAGGCCGCACGGGTACTTAGCCCTGGCGGGCGGCTGCTGGTGATCGATTTCGCCCAGCACGATCGGGCTGAGCTCAAAGAGCAGGATGCGCACCTCCGCCTCGGTTTTGCCGACGACGCGATGCGCGGCTGGTTCGCCGCGGCAGGGCTGGAGCTGGACCGGACCGAGCGGCTCGGCGGCGGTGAACTGACTGTGATTATCTGGCGGGGGGTCAAGGCCGCTGCCTCGGGCCGGGAGCGAGCTGCGGCATGA
- the metF gene encoding methylenetetrahydrofolate reductase [NAD(P)H], translating into MNRQSQLAIETHAPLFAEPRGDIQLSFEFFPPKTDAMAETLWRSIETLAPLKPRFVSVTYGAGGSTRERTHTTVERIARETGLTPAAHLTCVGATRDEIDAIARSYWDAGVRHIVALRGDPPEQGQRYAPHPDGYANAAALVAGLKAVAPFEISVAAYPEIHPDSECAQSDLDNLLRKIDAGADRAITQFFFSADCFFRFRDKLAEIRPGVEVVPGILPVTNVATTRRFAGQCGAAIPDWMDRLFEGLDELPQARQLVAATVAGELCGQLYAGGVRHFHFYTLNRAELAYAICHLLGVRA; encoded by the coding sequence ATGAACCGTCAAAGCCAGCTTGCGATCGAAACCCACGCGCCGCTGTTCGCCGAACCGCGCGGCGACATACAGCTTAGCTTCGAATTCTTCCCGCCGAAGACCGATGCAATGGCCGAAACGCTGTGGCGATCGATCGAGACGCTCGCGCCATTGAAGCCGCGATTCGTGTCGGTGACCTACGGTGCGGGCGGCTCGACCCGCGAGCGCACGCACACGACGGTCGAGCGGATTGCGAGGGAGACCGGCCTCACCCCGGCCGCGCATCTCACCTGCGTCGGCGCGACGCGGGATGAGATTGATGCGATAGCCCGCAGCTATTGGGATGCGGGCGTGCGGCATATCGTCGCGCTGCGCGGCGATCCGCCCGAGCAGGGTCAGCGCTATGCGCCGCATCCGGACGGCTATGCCAACGCCGCAGCGCTGGTTGCTGGCCTCAAGGCCGTGGCGCCGTTCGAAATCTCGGTCGCGGCCTATCCGGAGATTCATCCCGATTCCGAGTGCGCGCAAAGCGATCTCGACAATCTGCTGAGGAAAATCGACGCCGGAGCCGACCGCGCGATCACCCAATTCTTTTTCTCCGCGGACTGCTTCTTCCGCTTCCGCGACAAGCTCGCCGAGATTCGGCCCGGCGTCGAAGTGGTGCCGGGCATCTTGCCAGTCACCAACGTCGCGACGACGCGCCGCTTCGCCGGCCAGTGCGGCGCCGCAATTCCCGACTGGATGGACCGGCTGTTCGAAGGATTGGACGAGCTACCGCAGGCGCGGCAATTGGTTGCTGCGACGGTGGCCGGGGAACTGTGCGGCCAGCTCTATGCAGGCGGCGTACGCCACTTCCATTTCTATACATTGAACCGGGCGGAGCTGGCCTATGCCATCTGCCACTTGTTGGGGGTGCGCGCATGA
- a CDS encoding homocysteine S-methyltransferase family protein, with product MSSANEFRSAAAERILVKDGAYGTLIQCEGLKEADYRGDLALNHDQKGNNDLLNLTQPAIIRKIAESFVSSGADILATNTFNANRISQSDYGAEALVPEINRAAALIIREVIDGAGDGRKRWVAGAIGPTNKTLSLSPDVNDPGFREVTFAEVKAVYREQIDALVEGGVDFVLIETVFDTLNCKAAIMAALEAEQELGRELPIMISMTLTDLSGRNLSGHTVEGFWASVRHARPLTIGLNCSFGAAQLRPHLAALARSAETLVMAYPNAGLPNELGCYDEAAEETAAQVREWLDEGLVNIVGGCCGTTPAHIAAIAGAATGAAPRSIPAPPNTTMLSGLEPMVLAA from the coding sequence ATGAGTTCCGCGAACGAGTTTCGCAGCGCGGCGGCGGAGCGCATCCTGGTCAAGGACGGCGCCTATGGCACGCTGATCCAGTGCGAAGGGCTGAAGGAGGCTGACTATCGCGGCGACCTGGCGCTCAATCACGACCAGAAGGGCAACAACGACCTGCTCAACCTGACCCAGCCGGCCATCATCCGCAAAATCGCGGAGAGCTTCGTCTCGTCGGGCGCGGACATCCTTGCCACCAACACGTTCAATGCCAATCGCATCAGCCAGTCGGATTATGGCGCGGAAGCACTCGTACCGGAGATTAATCGCGCCGCGGCACTGATCATCCGTGAGGTGATCGACGGTGCCGGGGACGGCCGCAAGCGCTGGGTTGCCGGCGCGATCGGCCCGACCAACAAGACGCTTTCGCTGTCACCCGATGTGAACGACCCGGGCTTTCGCGAAGTGACCTTCGCCGAAGTGAAGGCGGTCTATCGGGAGCAGATCGACGCGCTGGTGGAAGGCGGAGTCGACTTCGTCCTGATCGAGACTGTTTTCGATACGCTGAACTGCAAGGCGGCGATCATGGCGGCGCTTGAGGCGGAGCAGGAGCTCGGCCGTGAGCTGCCGATCATGATTTCGATGACGCTGACCGATCTTAGCGGCCGCAACCTCAGCGGGCATACGGTCGAGGGGTTCTGGGCCAGTGTTCGCCATGCCAGGCCATTGACGATAGGGCTGAATTGCTCGTTCGGCGCGGCGCAGCTGAGGCCCCATCTGGCCGCCCTGGCTCGGAGTGCGGAGACGCTGGTGATGGCCTATCCCAATGCCGGCCTCCCCAACGAGCTTGGCTGCTACGACGAAGCGGCCGAGGAGACGGCGGCACAGGTCCGCGAATGGCTTGATGAGGGGCTGGTCAACATAGTCGGCGGCTGCTGCGGAACGACACCGGCGCACATTGCCGCGATCGCAGGGGCGGCCACGGGTGCCGCGCCGCGTTCAATACCCGCCCCACCGAACACCACGATGCTCTCTGGCCTCGAACCGATGGTGCTGGCGGCGTGA
- the metH gene encoding methionine synthase, giving the protein MNDFSSAGLGARFVNIGERTNVTGSAKFKKLVLAGDYDAAVTVARDQVEAGAQIIDVNMDEALLDGEKAMATFLKRLAAEPDIARVPVMIDSSKWSVIEAGLQCVSGKPIVNSISLKEGEGLFLQAARKVRAYGAAVVVMAFDETGQADTRQRKVEICERAYKLLVADGFPPEDIIFDPNVFAIATGIDEHRRYAIDFIEATREIRIRCPYAHISGGLSNLSFSFRGNEPVRRAMHSVFLYHAIPAGMDMGIVNAGQLDVYDEIDPELREACEDVIFDKRDDSTERLIALAERFRGTDAAEEKKAAEWRGWPVRERLSHALVKGIDEHIVADTEEARLEIAKNGGRPIEVIEGPLMDGMNVVGDLFGSGKMFLPQVVKSARVMKRAVAHLIPFIEEEKEKSGSTQGKGRIVMATVKGDVHDIGKNIVGVVLQCNGFEVIDLGVMVPWQQILQAANDNKADMIGLSGLITPSLDEMVTVADEMQRADMRLPLLIGGATTSKAHTALRIDPAYNGPVIHVLDASRAVGVASSLVSDTQRDPFVSATAVDYDKIRVAREGRGHSELASLAEARANGFVYDPTGKAPPPQYPGLHHFGEWPLKDLKASIDWTPFFRAWELAGTYPAILDDPVVGESARSLFKDAQAMLDQIIAERWVTPKGTVGLWRCRREGDDVLILAGNDWTRVPFLRQQVKKREGRPNMCLADFIDPDGEDWIGGFAVGIHGLEPHLERFRQTVDDYDDILLKALADRLAESFAEVLHHHVRNRLWDYADEHFTNEELIREKYHGIRPAPGYPACPDHSLKPVLFEMLGGAPGEVTLTENFAMLPTSAVSGFYFAHRDSSYFGVARIGQDQLEEYAVRRDVEVDQAAKWLRPNLD; this is encoded by the coding sequence GTGAATGACTTCTCCAGCGCCGGTCTGGGCGCGCGTTTCGTCAACATCGGCGAGCGAACCAACGTCACCGGATCGGCCAAGTTCAAGAAGCTGGTCCTGGCCGGCGACTATGACGCCGCCGTCACCGTAGCGCGCGACCAGGTCGAGGCCGGGGCGCAGATCATCGACGTCAACATGGACGAGGCGCTGCTCGACGGCGAAAAGGCCATGGCGACCTTCCTCAAGCGCCTGGCAGCCGAGCCCGACATTGCCCGAGTGCCGGTGATGATCGACAGTAGCAAGTGGAGCGTGATCGAGGCCGGGCTTCAGTGCGTTTCCGGTAAGCCGATCGTCAATTCCATCAGCCTCAAGGAAGGTGAGGGACTGTTCCTACAAGCGGCACGCAAGGTACGAGCCTATGGCGCTGCCGTGGTCGTCATGGCGTTCGACGAGACGGGGCAGGCCGATACCAGGCAGCGCAAGGTCGAGATTTGCGAGCGTGCCTATAAGCTGCTGGTCGCCGACGGCTTCCCACCCGAAGACATCATCTTCGACCCCAATGTCTTCGCCATCGCCACTGGCATCGACGAGCATCGCCGCTACGCGATCGACTTCATCGAGGCCACCAGGGAGATCCGCATCCGCTGCCCCTACGCCCATATTTCGGGCGGACTGTCGAACCTCAGCTTTTCGTTTCGCGGCAATGAGCCAGTGCGCCGCGCAATGCACTCCGTGTTCCTCTATCACGCAATCCCTGCCGGGATGGACATGGGCATCGTCAATGCCGGGCAGCTGGACGTTTATGACGAAATCGACCCCGAGCTGCGCGAAGCGTGCGAGGACGTCATCTTCGACAAGCGCGACGATTCGACCGAACGGCTGATCGCACTGGCCGAGCGCTTCCGCGGTACCGACGCAGCGGAAGAGAAGAAGGCCGCGGAGTGGCGCGGCTGGCCGGTGCGCGAACGGCTGAGCCACGCGCTGGTCAAAGGTATCGACGAGCATATCGTCGCCGACACGGAAGAGGCGCGGCTGGAGATCGCCAAGAACGGTGGACGTCCGATCGAAGTGATCGAAGGCCCGCTGATGGACGGCATGAACGTGGTCGGCGACCTGTTCGGATCGGGCAAGATGTTCCTGCCCCAGGTGGTGAAGTCGGCGCGGGTAATGAAGCGGGCGGTCGCGCACCTAATCCCCTTCATTGAGGAGGAGAAGGAAAAGTCGGGATCCACGCAGGGCAAGGGCCGGATCGTCATGGCGACGGTCAAGGGCGACGTTCACGACATCGGCAAGAACATCGTCGGCGTGGTCTTGCAGTGCAACGGCTTCGAAGTGATCGACCTCGGCGTGATGGTACCCTGGCAACAGATCTTGCAGGCCGCCAACGACAATAAGGCGGACATGATCGGACTTAGCGGCCTGATCACTCCGTCGCTGGACGAGATGGTAACGGTCGCCGACGAAATGCAGCGTGCGGACATGCGCTTGCCGCTGCTGATCGGCGGTGCCACGACGAGCAAGGCGCACACCGCGCTGAGGATCGATCCTGCCTATAATGGGCCGGTGATCCATGTGCTGGACGCCAGCCGCGCGGTCGGCGTGGCTTCGTCCCTGGTGTCGGATACGCAGCGCGATCCCTTCGTCAGCGCGACCGCGGTCGATTACGACAAGATCCGAGTGGCGAGGGAAGGACGCGGCCACAGCGAGCTTGCGAGCTTGGCGGAAGCGCGCGCCAATGGCTTTGTCTATGACCCAACCGGCAAGGCACCGCCGCCGCAATATCCGGGTCTGCATCACTTCGGCGAATGGCCGCTGAAGGATTTGAAGGCCTCGATCGACTGGACGCCCTTCTTCCGCGCCTGGGAGCTAGCGGGCACCTATCCGGCCATCCTCGACGACCCGGTCGTCGGGGAAAGCGCGCGGAGCCTGTTCAAGGACGCCCAGGCGATGCTCGACCAGATCATCGCCGAGCGCTGGGTGACGCCCAAGGGCACAGTCGGGCTGTGGCGCTGCCGACGCGAGGGCGACGACGTGCTGATCCTTGCCGGTAACGACTGGACCCGTGTTCCCTTCCTCCGCCAGCAGGTGAAGAAGCGTGAGGGGCGGCCAAACATGTGCCTGGCCGATTTCATCGATCCTGACGGCGAGGACTGGATCGGCGGGTTCGCGGTCGGAATCCACGGGCTGGAGCCGCATCTCGAGCGATTCAGGCAGACCGTCGACGACTATGACGACATCTTGCTCAAGGCGCTGGCCGACCGATTGGCCGAGAGCTTCGCGGAAGTATTGCACCACCATGTCCGCAACCGGCTGTGGGACTATGCGGACGAGCACTTCACGAACGAGGAGCTGATCCGCGAGAAATATCACGGTATCCGCCCCGCGCCCGGCTATCCGGCCTGTCCGGACCATTCGCTGAAGCCTGTGCTGTTCGAAATGCTCGGCGGGGCACCAGGCGAAGTGACGCTGACCGAGAATTTCGCGATGCTGCCGACGTCGGCGGTGTCGGGATTCTACTTTGCCCATCGCGATTCCAGCTACTTCGGCGTGGCGCGGATCGGGCAGGATCAGCTGGAGGAATATGCCGTCCGGCGCGATGTCGAAGTCGATCAGGCCGCAAAATGGTTGAGACCCAATCTCGACTAG